The Bubalus bubalis isolate 160015118507 breed Murrah chromosome 1, NDDB_SH_1, whole genome shotgun sequence genome includes a region encoding these proteins:
- the EIF4G1 gene encoding eukaryotic translation initiation factor 4 gamma 1 isoform X1 gives MNKAPQPTGPPPAPSPGLPQPAFPPGQTAPVVFSTPQATQMNTPSQPRQHFYPSRAQPPSSAASRVQSAAPARPGPAAHVYPAGSQVMMIPSQISYPASQGAYYIPGQGRSTYVVPTQQYPVQPGAPSFYPGASPTEFGTYAGAYYPAQGVQQFPTGVAPPPVLMNQPPQIAPKRERKTIRIRDPNQGGKDITEEIMSGARTASTPTPPQTGGGLEPQANGETPQVAVVVRPDDRSQGAIIGERPGLPGPEHSPSESQPSSPSPTPSPPPVLEPGSEPNLAVLSVPGDTMTTGMMQMSVEESTPTPRESGEPCCLSPEPTPLAEPILEVEVTLSKPVPESEFSSSPLQVPSPLASHKVEILPEPNGTVPSENLEPEVESSPELAPLPPPACPSESPMPVAPTAQPEELLNGAPSPPPVDLSPVSEPEEQAKEAVVSVTPPTVLPAAPAVAPPVASPAQEEDMEEEEEEEEEGEAEGEKGGDEPLPPESTPVPAHLSQNLEVAVATQVAVSVPKRRRKIKELNKKEAVGDLLDAFKEANPGVPEVENQPPAGSNPSPEPEGSSVPLRPEEGEETWDSKEDKIQNAENIQPGEQKYEYKSDQWKPLNLEEKKRYDREFLLGFQFIFASMQKPEGLPHISDVVLDKANKTPLRPLDPSRLQGINCGPDFTPSFANLGRPALSNRGPPRGGPGGELPRGPQAGLGPRRSQQGPRKEPRKIIATVSMTEDIKLNKAEKAWKPSSKRTAADKDRGEEDADGSKTQDLFRRVRSILNKLTPQMFQQLMKQVTQLAIDTEERLKGVIDLIFEKAISEPNFSVAYANMCRCLMALKVPTTEKPTVTVNFRKLLLNRCQKEFEKDKDDDEVFEKKQKEMDEAATAEERGRLKEELEEARDIARRRSLGNIKFIGELFKLKMLTEAIMHDCVVKLLKNHDEESLECLCRLLTTIGKDLDFEKAKPRMDQYFNQMEKIIKEKKTSSRIRFMLQDVLDLRKSNWVPRRGDQGPKTIDQIHKEAEMEEHREHIKVQQLMAKGSDKRRGGPPGPPISRGLPLVDDGGWNTVPISKGSRPIDTSRLTKITKPGSIDSNNQLFAPGGRLSWGKGSSGGSGAKPSDAASEAARPATSTLNRFSALQQAVPTESTDNRRVVQRSSLSRERGEKAGDRGDRLERSERGGDRGDRLDRARTPTTKRSFSKEVEERSRERPSQPDGLRKAASLTEDRDRGREAVKREAALPPVSPPKAALSEEELEKKSRAIIEEYLHLNDMKEAVQCVQELASPSLLFIFVRHGIESTLERSAITREHMGRLLHQLLCAGHLSTAQYYQGLYEILELAEDMEIDIPHVWLYLAELITPILQEGGVPMGELFREITKPLRPLGKAASLLLEILGLLCKSMGPKKVGTLWREAGLSWKEFLPEGQDVSAFVTAQKVEYTLGEESEAPGQRLFSFEELRRQLEKLLQEGSSNQRVLDWIEANLNEQQVTSNTLVRALMTTVCYSAIIFESSLRVDVAVLKARAKLLQKYLCDEQKELQALYALQALVVTLDQPPNLLGMFFDALYDEDVVKEDAFYSWESSKDPAEQQGKGVALKSVTTFFKWLREAEEEESDHN, from the exons ATGAACAAAGCTCCACAGCCCACAGGCCCCCCACCTGCCCCATCCCCTGGACTCCCACAG CCAGCGTTTCCCCCGGGGCAGACAGCACCGGTGGTGTTCAGTACGCCTCAAGCGACACAAATGAACACGCCTTCTCAGCCCCGCCAG CACTTCTACCCTAGCCGGGCCCAGCCCCCGAGCAGTGCAGCCTCCCGAGTGCAGAGTGCAGCCCCTGCCCGCCCTGGCCCAGCTGCCCATGTCTACCCTGCTGGATCCCAAGTAATGATGATCCCTTCCCAGATCTCCTACCCAGCCTCCCAGGGGGCCTACTACATCCCTGGACAG GGCCGTTCCACATATGTTGTCCCGACACAGCAGTATCCTGTGCAGCCGGGAGCCCCAAGCTTCTACCCAGGTGCAAGCCCTACAGAGTTTGGGACCTACG ctgGCGCTTACTACCCAGCCCAGGGTGTGCAGCAGTTTCCCACTGGTGTGGCTCCCCCACCTGTTTTGATGAACCAGCCACCCCAGATTGCTCCCAAGAGGGAGCGGAAGACG atcCGAATTCGAGACCCAAACCAAGGAGGGAAGGATATCACGGAGGAGATCATGTCTGGGGCCCGCACTGCCTCCACACCCACACCTCCCCAG ACGGGAGGCGGTCTGGAGCCTCAGGCTAATGGGGAGACACCCCAGGTTGCTGTCGTCGTCCGGCCAG ATGACCGGTCGCAGGGAGCAATCATTGGGGAGCGGCCAGGGCTGCCTGGCCCAGAGCACAGCCCTTCAGAATCCCAGCCTTCATCACCTTCTCCAACCCCATCACCACCCCCAGTCTTGGAACCAGGGTCTGAGCCTAATCTCGCAGTCCTCTCTGTTCCCGGGGACACAATGACAACAGGGATGATGCAGATGTCTGTAGAAGAATCAACCCCCACGCCCCGTGAAAGTGGGGAGCCGTGTTGCCTCTCTCCAGAACCCACTCCCCTCGCTGAACCCATATTGGAAGTAGAAGTGACGCTGAGCAAACCAGTTCCAGAATCTGAGTTCTCTTCCAGTCCTCTCCAGGTTCCCAGCCCCCTGGCATCTCACAAGGTGGAAATTCTTCCTGAGCCTAATGGCACAGTCCCATCTGAGAATTTGGAACCAGAGGTGGAGTCAAGCCCAGAGCttgcccctctccctcctccagcttGTCCCTCTGAATCCCCCATGCCTGTTGCTCCAACTGCCCAACCTGAGGAACTACTCAACGGAGCCCCTTCACCACCACCTGTGGACTTAAGCCCAGTCAGTGAACCTGAGGAACAGGCCAAGGAGGCTGTAGTGTCGGTGACTCCCCCCACTGTCCTTCCTGCTGCCCCAGCTGTGGCTCCTCCAGTGGCTTCCCCTGCTCAGGAGGAGgacatggaggaggaggaagaagaggaagaggaaggagaagctgAGGGTGAGAAGGGAGGAGATGAACCTCTCCCCCCAGAGAGCACCCCTGTCCCAGCCCACCTATCCCAGAATTTGGAGGTGGCAGTAGCCACCCAAG TGGCAGTGTCTGTGCCAAAGAGGAGACGGAAAATTAAGGAGCTCAATAAGAAGGAGGCTGTAGGAGACCTTCTAGATGCCTTCAAGGAG GCGAACCCAGGGGTACCAGAGGTGGAAAATCAGCCTCCTGCAGGCAGCAATCCCAGCCCAGAGCCTGAGGGCAGCAGTGTGCCCCTGCGgcctgaggaaggagaggagacctGGGACTCAAAGGAAGACAAGATTCAAAATGCAGAGAATATCCAGCCAGGGGAACAGAAGTATGAATATAAGTCAG ATCAGTGGAAGCCTCTAAACCTTGAGGAGAAAAAGCGTTATGACCGAGAGTTCCTGCTTGGCTTTCAGTTCATCTTTGCCAGTATGCAGAAGCCTGAGGGATTGCCCCACATTAGTGATGTGGTGTTGGATAAG GCCAATAAAACACCATTGCGACCGCTGGACCCCTCTAGACTTCAGGGCATAAATTGTGGCCCAGACTTCACTCCGTCTTTTGCCAACCTTGGCCGACCAGCCCTTAGCAACCGTGGGCCCCCGAGGGGTGGGCCAGGTGGGGAGCTGCCCCGAGGGCCG CAGGCTGGCCTGGGACCCCGGCGATCTCAGCAGGGCCCCCGAAAGGAACCACGCAAGATCATTGCCACAGTGTCAATGACCGAAGATATAAAGCTGAACAAAGCAGAAAAGGCCTGGAAACCCAGTAGCAAGCGGACGGCGGCTGATAAGGACCGAGGAGAAGAGGATGCTGATGGCAGCAAAACCCAG gaCCTGTTCCGCAGGGTGCGCTCCATCTTGAATAAGCTGACACCCCAGATGTTCCAGCAGCTGATGAAGCAGGTGACGCAGCTAGCCATCGATACCGAGGAACGTCTCAAAGGGGTCATTGACCTCATCTTCGAGAAGGCCATTTCAGAACCCAACTTCTCCGTGGCCTATGCCAACATGTGCCGCTGCCTCATGGCG CTGAAAGTGCCCACTACAGAAAAGCCAACAGTGACTGTGAACTTCCGAAAACTGTTGTTAAATCGATGTCAGAAGGAGtttgaaaaagacaaagatgatGATGAGGTTTTTGAGAAGAAGCAAAAAGAGATGGATGAAGCTGCTACG GCAGAGGAACGGGGACGCCTGAAAGAAGAGCTGGAAGAGGCTCGAGACATAGCCCGGCGGCGCTCATTAGGGAATATCAAGTTTATCGGGGAGTTGTTCAAATTGAAGATGTTAACAGAGGCAATCATGCATGACTGTGTGGTTAAACTACTTAAGAACCACGATGAAGAGTCCCTTGAATGCCTTTGCCGTCTGCTCACCACCATTGGCAAAGACCTGGACTTTGAGAAGGCCAAG CCCCGGATGGATCAGTATTTCAACCAGATGGAAAAAATCATTAAGGAAAAGAAGACTTCATCCCGGATCCGCTTTATGCTGCAGGATGTGCTGGATCTGCGAAAG AGCAACTGGGTGCCACGCCGAGGGGACCAGGGGCCCAAGACAATTGACCAAATCCACAAGGAAGCTGAGATGGAGGAGCATCGGGAGCACATAAAAGTGCAGCAGCTAATGGCCAAGGGCAGCGACAAGCGTCGGGGTGGCCCTCCAGGCCCACCCATCA GCCGTGGCCTTCCACTTGTGGATGATGGTGGCTGGAACACAGTACCCATCAGCAAGGGCAGCCGCCCTATTGACACTTCTCGACTCACTAAGATCACGAAG CCTGGCTCCATTGATTCTAATAACCAGCTGTTTGCACCTGGAGGCCGATTGAGCTGGGGCAAGGGTAGCAGTGGAGGCTCAGGAGCCAAGCCCTCCGATGCAG CATCAGAAGCTGCTCGTCCAGCTACTAGTACCTTGAATCGCTTCTCAGCCCTTCAACAAGCAGTACCAACAGAAAGCACAGACAACAGACGAGTGGTGCAGAG GAGTAGCTTGAGCCGGGAACGAGGTGAGAAAGCTGGGGACCGGGGAGACCGCCTAGAGCGGAGTGAACGGGGAGGTGACCGTGGTGACCGGCTTGATCGCGCCCGGACACCCACCACCAAGCGGAGCTTCAGCAAGGAAGTGGAGGAACGGAGTAGAGAGCGGCCCTCTCAGCCTGATGGACTACGCAAGGCAGCTAGCCTCACGGAGGATCGGGACCGCGGGCGGGAAGCAG TGAAGCGAGAAGCTGCCCTCCCCCCGGTGAGTCCCCCGAAGGCTGCACTCTCTGAAGAGGAGCTGGAGAAGAAATCCAGGGCCATCATTGAGGAGTACCTCCATCTCAATGACATGAAG GAGGCAGTGCAGTGCGTGCAGGAGCTGGCCTCGCCCTCCCTGCTCTTTATCTTTGTACGGCACGGCATCGAGTCCACGCTGGAGCGCAGCGCCATCACGCGGGAGCACATGGGCCGGCTGCTGCACCAGCTGCTCTGTGCCGGGCACCTCTCCACTGCTCAGTACTACCAAGG GCTATATGAAATTCTAGAGTTGGCTGAAGACATGGAAATTGACATCCCTCATGTGTGGCTCTACCTAGCAGAATTGATAACGCCCATTCTGCAGGAAGGTGGGGTGCCAATGGGGGAGCTGTTCAG GGAAATAACAAAACCTCTGAGACCCCTGGGCAAGGCTGCTTCCCTGTTGCTGGAGATCCTGGGGCTCCTGTGCAAAAGCATG GGTCCTAAAAAGGTGGGGACGCTGTGGCGAGAGGCTGGACTCAGCTGGAAGGAATTTCTGCCTGAAGGCCAGGATGTCAGTGCCTTTGTCACTGCGCAG AAGGTGGAGTATACCCTGGGAGAGGAGTCAGAAGCCCCAGGCCAGAGGTTGTTCTCCTTTGAGGAGCTGCGCAGGCAGCTGGAGAAGCTGCTGCAGGAGGGCAGCAGTAACCAGCGGGTGTTGGACTGGATAGAG GCCAACCTGAACGAGCAGCAGGTGACATCCAACACATTAGTTCGAGCCCTTATGACAACTGTCTGCTATTCTGCAATTATCT TTGAGTCTTCTCTCCGAGTGGATGTTGCAGTGCTGAAAGCACGAGCGAAACTGCTACAGAAATACCTATGTGACGAGCAGAAGGAGCTGCAGGCGCTCTATGCCCTCCAGGCCCTTGTAGTGACCTTAGACCAGCCCCCTA ACCTGCTTGGGATGTTCTTCGATGCGCTGTATGACGAGGACGTGGTGAAGGAGGACGCCTTCTATAGCTGGGAGAGTAGCAAGGACCCTGCTGAGCAGCAGGGCAAGGGCGTGGCCCTAAAATCTGTCACGACTTTTTTCAAGTGGCTTCGTGAGGCGGAGGAGGAGGAGTCTGACCACAACTGA
- the EIF4G1 gene encoding eukaryotic translation initiation factor 4 gamma 1 isoform X6 → MNQPPQIAPKRERKTIRIRDPNQGGKDITEEIMSGARTASTPTPPQTGGGLEPQANGETPQVAVVVRPDDRSQGAIIGERPGLPGPEHSPSESQPSSPSPTPSPPPVLEPGSEPNLAVLSVPGDTMTTGMMQMSVEESTPTPRESGEPCCLSPEPTPLAEPILEVEVTLSKPVPESEFSSSPLQVPSPLASHKVEILPEPNGTVPSENLEPEVESSPELAPLPPPACPSESPMPVAPTAQPEELLNGAPSPPPVDLSPVSEPEEQAKEAVVSVTPPTVLPAAPAVAPPVASPAQEEDMEEEEEEEEEGEAEGEKGGDEPLPPESTPVPAHLSQNLEVAVATQVAVSVPKRRRKIKELNKKEAVGDLLDAFKEANPGVPEVENQPPAGSNPSPEPEGSSVPLRPEEGEETWDSKEDKIQNAENIQPGEQKYEYKSDQWKPLNLEEKKRYDREFLLGFQFIFASMQKPEGLPHISDVVLDKANKTPLRPLDPSRLQGINCGPDFTPSFANLGRPALSNRGPPRGGPGGELPRGPQAGLGPRRSQQGPRKEPRKIIATVSMTEDIKLNKAEKAWKPSSKRTAADKDRGEEDADGSKTQDLFRRVRSILNKLTPQMFQQLMKQVTQLAIDTEERLKGVIDLIFEKAISEPNFSVAYANMCRCLMALKVPTTEKPTVTVNFRKLLLNRCQKEFEKDKDDDEVFEKKQKEMDEAATAEERGRLKEELEEARDIARRRSLGNIKFIGELFKLKMLTEAIMHDCVVKLLKNHDEESLECLCRLLTTIGKDLDFEKAKPRMDQYFNQMEKIIKEKKTSSRIRFMLQDVLDLRKSNWVPRRGDQGPKTIDQIHKEAEMEEHREHIKVQQLMAKGSDKRRGGPPGPPISRGLPLVDDGGWNTVPISKGSRPIDTSRLTKITKPGSIDSNNQLFAPGGRLSWGKGSSGGSGAKPSDAASEAARPATSTLNRFSALQQAVPTESTDNRRVVQRSSLSRERGEKAGDRGDRLERSERGGDRGDRLDRARTPTTKRSFSKEVEERSRERPSQPDGLRKAASLTEDRDRGREAVKREAALPPVSPPKAALSEEELEKKSRAIIEEYLHLNDMKEAVQCVQELASPSLLFIFVRHGIESTLERSAITREHMGRLLHQLLCAGHLSTAQYYQGLYEILELAEDMEIDIPHVWLYLAELITPILQEGGVPMGELFREITKPLRPLGKAASLLLEILGLLCKSMGPKKVGTLWREAGLSWKEFLPEGQDVSAFVTAQKVEYTLGEESEAPGQRLFSFEELRRQLEKLLQEGSSNQRVLDWIEANLNEQQVTSNTLVRALMTTVCYSAIIFESSLRVDVAVLKARAKLLQKYLCDEQKELQALYALQALVVTLDQPPNLLGMFFDALYDEDVVKEDAFYSWESSKDPAEQQGKGVALKSVTTFFKWLREAEEEESDHN, encoded by the exons ATGAACCAGCCACCCCAGATTGCTCCCAAGAGGGAGCGGAAGACG atcCGAATTCGAGACCCAAACCAAGGAGGGAAGGATATCACGGAGGAGATCATGTCTGGGGCCCGCACTGCCTCCACACCCACACCTCCCCAG ACGGGAGGCGGTCTGGAGCCTCAGGCTAATGGGGAGACACCCCAGGTTGCTGTCGTCGTCCGGCCAG ATGACCGGTCGCAGGGAGCAATCATTGGGGAGCGGCCAGGGCTGCCTGGCCCAGAGCACAGCCCTTCAGAATCCCAGCCTTCATCACCTTCTCCAACCCCATCACCACCCCCAGTCTTGGAACCAGGGTCTGAGCCTAATCTCGCAGTCCTCTCTGTTCCCGGGGACACAATGACAACAGGGATGATGCAGATGTCTGTAGAAGAATCAACCCCCACGCCCCGTGAAAGTGGGGAGCCGTGTTGCCTCTCTCCAGAACCCACTCCCCTCGCTGAACCCATATTGGAAGTAGAAGTGACGCTGAGCAAACCAGTTCCAGAATCTGAGTTCTCTTCCAGTCCTCTCCAGGTTCCCAGCCCCCTGGCATCTCACAAGGTGGAAATTCTTCCTGAGCCTAATGGCACAGTCCCATCTGAGAATTTGGAACCAGAGGTGGAGTCAAGCCCAGAGCttgcccctctccctcctccagcttGTCCCTCTGAATCCCCCATGCCTGTTGCTCCAACTGCCCAACCTGAGGAACTACTCAACGGAGCCCCTTCACCACCACCTGTGGACTTAAGCCCAGTCAGTGAACCTGAGGAACAGGCCAAGGAGGCTGTAGTGTCGGTGACTCCCCCCACTGTCCTTCCTGCTGCCCCAGCTGTGGCTCCTCCAGTGGCTTCCCCTGCTCAGGAGGAGgacatggaggaggaggaagaagaggaagaggaaggagaagctgAGGGTGAGAAGGGAGGAGATGAACCTCTCCCCCCAGAGAGCACCCCTGTCCCAGCCCACCTATCCCAGAATTTGGAGGTGGCAGTAGCCACCCAAG TGGCAGTGTCTGTGCCAAAGAGGAGACGGAAAATTAAGGAGCTCAATAAGAAGGAGGCTGTAGGAGACCTTCTAGATGCCTTCAAGGAG GCGAACCCAGGGGTACCAGAGGTGGAAAATCAGCCTCCTGCAGGCAGCAATCCCAGCCCAGAGCCTGAGGGCAGCAGTGTGCCCCTGCGgcctgaggaaggagaggagacctGGGACTCAAAGGAAGACAAGATTCAAAATGCAGAGAATATCCAGCCAGGGGAACAGAAGTATGAATATAAGTCAG ATCAGTGGAAGCCTCTAAACCTTGAGGAGAAAAAGCGTTATGACCGAGAGTTCCTGCTTGGCTTTCAGTTCATCTTTGCCAGTATGCAGAAGCCTGAGGGATTGCCCCACATTAGTGATGTGGTGTTGGATAAG GCCAATAAAACACCATTGCGACCGCTGGACCCCTCTAGACTTCAGGGCATAAATTGTGGCCCAGACTTCACTCCGTCTTTTGCCAACCTTGGCCGACCAGCCCTTAGCAACCGTGGGCCCCCGAGGGGTGGGCCAGGTGGGGAGCTGCCCCGAGGGCCG CAGGCTGGCCTGGGACCCCGGCGATCTCAGCAGGGCCCCCGAAAGGAACCACGCAAGATCATTGCCACAGTGTCAATGACCGAAGATATAAAGCTGAACAAAGCAGAAAAGGCCTGGAAACCCAGTAGCAAGCGGACGGCGGCTGATAAGGACCGAGGAGAAGAGGATGCTGATGGCAGCAAAACCCAG gaCCTGTTCCGCAGGGTGCGCTCCATCTTGAATAAGCTGACACCCCAGATGTTCCAGCAGCTGATGAAGCAGGTGACGCAGCTAGCCATCGATACCGAGGAACGTCTCAAAGGGGTCATTGACCTCATCTTCGAGAAGGCCATTTCAGAACCCAACTTCTCCGTGGCCTATGCCAACATGTGCCGCTGCCTCATGGCG CTGAAAGTGCCCACTACAGAAAAGCCAACAGTGACTGTGAACTTCCGAAAACTGTTGTTAAATCGATGTCAGAAGGAGtttgaaaaagacaaagatgatGATGAGGTTTTTGAGAAGAAGCAAAAAGAGATGGATGAAGCTGCTACG GCAGAGGAACGGGGACGCCTGAAAGAAGAGCTGGAAGAGGCTCGAGACATAGCCCGGCGGCGCTCATTAGGGAATATCAAGTTTATCGGGGAGTTGTTCAAATTGAAGATGTTAACAGAGGCAATCATGCATGACTGTGTGGTTAAACTACTTAAGAACCACGATGAAGAGTCCCTTGAATGCCTTTGCCGTCTGCTCACCACCATTGGCAAAGACCTGGACTTTGAGAAGGCCAAG CCCCGGATGGATCAGTATTTCAACCAGATGGAAAAAATCATTAAGGAAAAGAAGACTTCATCCCGGATCCGCTTTATGCTGCAGGATGTGCTGGATCTGCGAAAG AGCAACTGGGTGCCACGCCGAGGGGACCAGGGGCCCAAGACAATTGACCAAATCCACAAGGAAGCTGAGATGGAGGAGCATCGGGAGCACATAAAAGTGCAGCAGCTAATGGCCAAGGGCAGCGACAAGCGTCGGGGTGGCCCTCCAGGCCCACCCATCA GCCGTGGCCTTCCACTTGTGGATGATGGTGGCTGGAACACAGTACCCATCAGCAAGGGCAGCCGCCCTATTGACACTTCTCGACTCACTAAGATCACGAAG CCTGGCTCCATTGATTCTAATAACCAGCTGTTTGCACCTGGAGGCCGATTGAGCTGGGGCAAGGGTAGCAGTGGAGGCTCAGGAGCCAAGCCCTCCGATGCAG CATCAGAAGCTGCTCGTCCAGCTACTAGTACCTTGAATCGCTTCTCAGCCCTTCAACAAGCAGTACCAACAGAAAGCACAGACAACAGACGAGTGGTGCAGAG GAGTAGCTTGAGCCGGGAACGAGGTGAGAAAGCTGGGGACCGGGGAGACCGCCTAGAGCGGAGTGAACGGGGAGGTGACCGTGGTGACCGGCTTGATCGCGCCCGGACACCCACCACCAAGCGGAGCTTCAGCAAGGAAGTGGAGGAACGGAGTAGAGAGCGGCCCTCTCAGCCTGATGGACTACGCAAGGCAGCTAGCCTCACGGAGGATCGGGACCGCGGGCGGGAAGCAG TGAAGCGAGAAGCTGCCCTCCCCCCGGTGAGTCCCCCGAAGGCTGCACTCTCTGAAGAGGAGCTGGAGAAGAAATCCAGGGCCATCATTGAGGAGTACCTCCATCTCAATGACATGAAG GAGGCAGTGCAGTGCGTGCAGGAGCTGGCCTCGCCCTCCCTGCTCTTTATCTTTGTACGGCACGGCATCGAGTCCACGCTGGAGCGCAGCGCCATCACGCGGGAGCACATGGGCCGGCTGCTGCACCAGCTGCTCTGTGCCGGGCACCTCTCCACTGCTCAGTACTACCAAGG GCTATATGAAATTCTAGAGTTGGCTGAAGACATGGAAATTGACATCCCTCATGTGTGGCTCTACCTAGCAGAATTGATAACGCCCATTCTGCAGGAAGGTGGGGTGCCAATGGGGGAGCTGTTCAG GGAAATAACAAAACCTCTGAGACCCCTGGGCAAGGCTGCTTCCCTGTTGCTGGAGATCCTGGGGCTCCTGTGCAAAAGCATG GGTCCTAAAAAGGTGGGGACGCTGTGGCGAGAGGCTGGACTCAGCTGGAAGGAATTTCTGCCTGAAGGCCAGGATGTCAGTGCCTTTGTCACTGCGCAG AAGGTGGAGTATACCCTGGGAGAGGAGTCAGAAGCCCCAGGCCAGAGGTTGTTCTCCTTTGAGGAGCTGCGCAGGCAGCTGGAGAAGCTGCTGCAGGAGGGCAGCAGTAACCAGCGGGTGTTGGACTGGATAGAG GCCAACCTGAACGAGCAGCAGGTGACATCCAACACATTAGTTCGAGCCCTTATGACAACTGTCTGCTATTCTGCAATTATCT TTGAGTCTTCTCTCCGAGTGGATGTTGCAGTGCTGAAAGCACGAGCGAAACTGCTACAGAAATACCTATGTGACGAGCAGAAGGAGCTGCAGGCGCTCTATGCCCTCCAGGCCCTTGTAGTGACCTTAGACCAGCCCCCTA ACCTGCTTGGGATGTTCTTCGATGCGCTGTATGACGAGGACGTGGTGAAGGAGGACGCCTTCTATAGCTGGGAGAGTAGCAAGGACCCTGCTGAGCAGCAGGGCAAGGGCGTGGCCCTAAAATCTGTCACGACTTTTTTCAAGTGGCTTCGTGAGGCGGAGGAGGAGGAGTCTGACCACAACTGA